The Plasmodium brasilianum strain Bolivian I chromosome 11, whole genome shotgun sequence nucleotide sequence ACAAAAGATTACTTATCACCTAAGGATACTCCTACAGAGTCAATTCCTGTAACTAATAATAAGGAGTtgttacaaaaaaagaattctATTAGTGAAATTGACATTATCAATGAATGTTTATCAGATAAGGATGTCTCTACAGAGGAAACCGACGTAACCGATAAAAAGGAGCTATTACAAAAAGATAATGCCATCAGtgaaattaataatactaaGGAAAATTTATCACAAAGAGAAATACCTCCAAAGAATATTTCTGTAGCTAATAAAAAGGAGTTGTTACAAAAAAAGTTTTCCCTTAGTGAAATCGATACTATTGAGGAATGTTTATCATATAAGGATATTTCTATAGAGGAAACTGATGTAACGAATAAAAAGGAGTTATTGCTAAAAAAAGATTCCATAAGAGAAATTGATAATACAAAGGAAAATGTATTtccaaaagaaaaaaaatatactatagATATACACATGAATGatggaaaaaaggaatatgctttacagaaagaaaaaaattatattataaatatacatatgagcaaagggaaaaaggaaaatatattaccaaaaggaaaaaaatatattatggatATAACTATGATTgataaagaaaaggaaaaagaattacccgaagagaaaaaatatattatagattTACATATGAGTGATGGCATAAAGAAAGATGAATTatcacaaaaaaattatacttcatgtaaaaataaaaaaaagaaagaaaaacatgtaccaaaaaaaaaggcatgGAATATTGATTTGTTCATGagtaaaaaatggaaaaaaaaaaagttatttaaagaaaaaaaatggcatataaatatatttatgaatgatAGGTCTAGGAATATTGAATTAATACGAGATATAAAtcctttaaatataattgatGTAACAGTCAAGGATCCTTTGTATGAAGTAATGGAGGATTACCTTTTTGAAAGCGTCCTAGAAGCCAATGTTAAAAAAGAGcctaataaaataaaatcttttttaaaaaaaacagccATTTATTGTGCTCCTGTGATAGCAGCATGCATTGCGCTACCACTTCTTacagtatattatattaatgcaGCTGCTACAGACATAATTACTGAAGCTGTAAGTGCAGGTATATCAGAAGGGTTATCTGAATTGTCGTCTTGTACATTTTCTGCTATAACTGGATCTATTATACCTGCGTTAGCTCAACTCCCAAGTTTAACAGTTCCTGCAATTACGGCAATTTCAAATACTATAAGTTCTCccgtaaaaaatttaatgggaggtttattttcatttgcaGGTAATGTTATCAATGCCTTTTCTGAAGCTGCAAGTCAATCCGGTGGAGGTGTTGCCACATTTGTTAATGGTATTCGAGATGGTGCTAGAAATGTTGTAAACTGTGCATTTACTACAGTCCCAAATAAAGTTTATTCTGCAGGTGTTTCAGCTGGTGTAAGAAATGCTATCATGCGGACTGTATTTCCATCATTAATTGCTATTTCTGttctaattatatttttaggtatttataaattatttttacacctaggaaaaaagggaaagtTAAATTTTctcaataattataaaaaaaaagtgttaaGTTCCTTagagaaaattaaatttcataatagaataaatatatggaaaaagagtcgacataaaaattttttacatttatatgatgAGTAAATTTCATGTACTCACATAAATAATCTCTGAAATATTGATACTatgattatttatatatatgtttgcctatattttaattaaaaatttttttatattttaaatttgaattagtatcttttttttcgtgaACACAATAATATTCAATcagtataaaataatattctacATTATagtatacacatacataatttttatatgccATATTTtatggaattttttttattttaattaatattgtttatgtatttatttaagaTATACTTGTTTCCTTGGTGAAAATATATACCCacaatattacatattaaaatttttaatatttttaatactttttatttacttacaCCTGAAATAAGtgccttaattttttttttttttgaattatagATAAATGAACCGGTTATTAGGTTTAgctatttgaatttttattaagcTTTAACTTAATATgcttattaattaaaattaaatatatgtttgttttgttttatataatttagtaGAATTTAgtggaaatattttttatatattagaacTTGTTTtagtttaaaatattttcgtCTGATAGGCATTTGAACATGTTACTATTGgccatatttaaataaattgtactgaacatttttaagaatacGCGCTATTTTTCctacattttgtttttactttttaaaatttttgcattCAGTAGCGTATTGAtgataattaataaaaggttctattatcttttaactcttttttttttctttgttcttatattgtttaatttataaccactttatatttgaatttttatattattaataaaataacattaatttaaattttttccttttaaaaatgtctttttacttttaatttgttGACACAGTTTGATTTGAACgtgaaagaataaatatatttttatattagatGAATtacaatgtatatatgtagttaTATGGGaagattatataaaataagcaaatattATGTTTAAGAGTTGTTATGTGcgagtatatttttaagtcaGAAAGCATCATTATGAGtgatgtaataattttttataaagtaaTACAATTATCGAATTATCAAATTTCAAATTATATACACAATCACTTGTATAACATTAAATACAGTAGCACTACTTTGAAATATGACAAACGAAAAGAACATATGCTTATTAAACTTAATGAAgcaattaaatatatatataaattatattttttagcgaaggaataatatatatattgggTTGAACGAACAACAAAATGTTAAGAACATTGGTATACtaagaaaacaaataaaatttaatatttgaattttcTATTAAAGGAATTAGTCATTCAGTGTTTGTATCTGCGATGTAATAAATGGTATAAGTTTCCTAagagtttttatatataatgttttgcgttaaatatatactgataaacgtaaatataaatatttgatatAATACGTTTAAAGTTATGATGaacatttacaaaataaGAAGTTAGCAGAATAGAAAttagaaattttatattaattttaaagagtaattatataatagatataggaagtatattaatgaaaatttatgcatgtattttttctaaCAAGAAACAtgtgtttatttaattatatagagCATTATAGTAAAACTTGAAAATAGTAGGGTATGCGGTTAAGTATTATAAGAATAGAAAATTAATG carries:
- a CDS encoding hypothetical protein (Plasmodium exported protein), with the translated sequence MRVYNIDNTIVPGIGINKRLNSFFVNILKKIIRKDCTFGSICGRTLCVHYGETEYFLRPTEELKRLRENFTSNYNTKKLELKDSHNILYRNNLKNHSMLKKRKNMLHRPNITDINLEKYHNFISVDKPFIDSKLKGNKKVIVDNKPLKTESTLRKLRENLLNNPFIRDLMLKELDNILLGNEFNTENVLKELNNNILSNTKVGLSELNMLEKIVLNNKLLKESKIKELKSILLNNKALTESQLLELKLLVSDIISDNSNLKVNTQSRYIDILNKSFINRHYRLPKIRDTLMSRDLNKKNILLHEDDSLKKIDITKDYLSPKDTPTESIPVTNNKELLQKKNSISEIDIINECLSDKDVSTEETDVTDKKELLQKDNAISEINNTKENLSQREIPPKNISVANKKELLQKKFSLSEIDTIEECLSYKDISIEETDVTNKKELLLKKDSIREIDNTKENVFPKEKKYTIDIHMNDGKKEYALQKEKNYIINIHMSKGKKENILPKGKKYIMDITMIDKEKEKELPEEKKYIIDLHMSDGIKKDELSQKNYTSCKNKKKKEKHVPKKKAWNIDLFMSKKWKKKKLFKEKKWHINIFMNDRSRNIELIRDINPLNIIDVTVKDPLYEVMEDYLFESVLEANVKKEPNKIKSFLKKTAIYCAPVIAACIALPLLTVYYINAAATDIITEAVSAGISEGLSELSSCTFSAITGSIIPALAQLPSLTVPAITAISNTISSPVKNLMGGLFSFAGNVINAFSEAASQSGGGVATFVNGIRDGARNVVNCAFTTVPNKVYSAGVSAGVRNAIMRTVFPSLIAISVLIIFLGIYKLFLHLGKKGKLNFLNNYKKKVLSSLEKIKFHNRINIWKKSRHKNFLHLYDE